From Psychroflexus torquis ATCC 700755, the proteins below share one genomic window:
- a CDS encoding S8 family serine peptidase, which yields MKTITRILSILLVFVSFISFSQDGKIITEEIESYEEARKEKVRVYLENHQNYKSNRFSVLVDIINGKPIHVENHNQKAARATRTNLLQLGGDLGLDLEGEGLKIGLWEVGGHPLLNHFEFRDDNGDSKITVSDNVSQSSFHATHVAGTLAAKGLNSGATGMATKANLLAFDNLSDVTEVLAQARDNGLLLSNHSYGIPVRNLDDNEWVMGAYNNSARTWDAVIELNPSYLMVVSAGNDGNAVYDGGLGSRLDKLTGEKNAKNNLVVANASDVELDDDSNMVSATINSSSSQGPTDDGRIKPDITGLGTQLISTSNASTSAYGVATGTSMSAPNVTGSAALLQELYSRLNNKYMLASTLKGLICVTADDFGLEGPDPIGGWGIMNSKKAAEAIINNEDITMIFEHTLVNNSTYTFNITKDQFQELEVGVVWTDVRGDALENDINNPRPALVNDIDLKIIGSDETEYFPWKLDLENLTSPAIKGDNTVDTVEIINIDNSSNDTYTVEVSHKGTLDDETQIVSIIVTGITTSTLSSENFTTESISFWPNPVKDNLNISSKDFGFSNDVSVSIYDMMGREILSVSDFSNPNALSVDLSSLSNGVYIVNLTDGEQTINNRIIKE from the coding sequence ATGAAAACAATTACAAGAATATTATCAATTCTTTTAGTCTTTGTATCCTTTATTAGTTTCAGTCAAGATGGCAAAATAATTACAGAAGAAATTGAAAGCTATGAAGAAGCAAGAAAAGAAAAAGTTAGAGTTTATTTAGAGAATCACCAGAATTATAAATCAAATCGGTTTAGTGTTTTAGTAGATATCATTAATGGAAAACCCATTCATGTCGAAAACCACAATCAGAAAGCTGCCAGAGCTACCAGAACCAATTTATTACAATTGGGCGGAGATTTAGGTTTAGATTTAGAAGGTGAAGGCTTAAAAATTGGCCTTTGGGAAGTAGGTGGTCACCCTTTACTCAACCACTTTGAATTCAGAGATGATAATGGAGACAGTAAAATAACTGTCTCAGACAATGTAAGTCAATCTAGTTTCCACGCCACTCACGTAGCTGGTACTTTGGCCGCTAAAGGTTTGAATTCAGGAGCTACTGGTATGGCCACAAAAGCAAACTTACTAGCTTTCGATAATTTAAGTGATGTTACAGAAGTTTTGGCACAGGCAAGAGATAACGGCTTATTATTGTCGAATCATTCTTACGGTATTCCAGTTAGAAACTTAGATGATAATGAATGGGTTATGGGTGCTTATAATAATTCTGCTAGAACGTGGGATGCTGTTATCGAATTAAATCCATCTTATTTAATGGTAGTCTCCGCTGGAAATGATGGTAATGCAGTATATGATGGTGGTTTAGGGTCAAGATTGGATAAATTAACTGGAGAAAAAAATGCTAAAAATAATTTGGTTGTAGCCAATGCTTCAGATGTTGAATTAGATGATGATAGCAACATGGTTTCTGCGACAATTAATAGCAGTAGTTCACAAGGACCAACTGATGATGGAAGAATAAAGCCAGATATCACCGGATTGGGAACTCAACTTATATCCACAAGTAATGCTAGCACCTCAGCTTATGGCGTAGCTACAGGAACTTCGATGTCTGCTCCAAATGTAACTGGCTCTGCAGCTCTATTACAAGAACTTTATAGTCGATTAAATAACAAATACATGTTAGCTTCAACACTAAAAGGTTTAATATGTGTAACAGCTGATGATTTTGGTCTAGAAGGGCCTGATCCAATTGGAGGATGGGGTATAATGAACAGTAAAAAAGCGGCTGAAGCCATTATAAATAACGAAGATATAACGATGATCTTTGAACATACACTTGTAAATAATTCAACCTATACGTTTAATATAACAAAAGATCAATTTCAAGAATTGGAAGTTGGAGTAGTGTGGACGGATGTAAGAGGTGATGCCTTAGAAAACGATATTAATAACCCAAGACCAGCACTGGTTAATGATATTGATTTAAAAATTATCGGCTCTGATGAAACAGAATATTTTCCATGGAAATTAGACCTGGAGAATTTAACTTCGCCAGCAATCAAAGGAGATAATACTGTAGATACTGTTGAAATTATCAACATAGACAATAGTTCTAATGATACCTATACAGTTGAAGTTTCACACAAAGGGACACTTGATGATGAAACTCAGATTGTAAGTATAATAGTAACAGGAATAACCACAAGCACGCTAAGTTCTGAAAACTTCACTACAGAATCTATAAGCTTTTGGCCAAATCCAGTTAAAGATAACCTGAATATTTCATCAAAAGATTTTGGATTCAGTAATGATGTAAGCGTATCCATTTATGACATGATGGGTAGAGAAATCTTAAGTGTAAGTGATTTCAGCAATCCCAATGCTTTGAGTGTAGATCTAAGCTCTCTATCAAATGGTGTATATATTGTAAACTTAACTGATGGTGAACAAACTATCAATAATAGAATCATTAAAGAATAA
- a CDS encoding RagB/SusD family nutrient uptake outer membrane protein yields the protein MKNIFIKSLIFVFTIGFLTSCEDKLDQIPFDEFGTENAFVSASDFENGIRGVYANLVSGGLYGSSDNGSILTAADVLSDNVTLATVGNGRLTKRYLHEYTYNVNITMSTMYSNAYSLIFRANQILQFAEAFDGQNKANIVAEAKALRALAHFHVVTFWGKIPTQSADANSGLGVAYLFEADPNVEPARNTVGEVYGFIVDDLTDAARDINESNPDARMGKDAVNLLLSRVYLYMGQWQNSINAANQVSTPVAERDGFVGIWDDSTVSDNGLIFSIENVNPILNIQIGTAWNQGVPQALIAEYVASKELVDLYKEDDIRKEAYIFDATTSGNDLKAIRKLFGREGENDGVVDYKIFRASEASLNRAEAHFRLNQSAQALAALNEVRTERYLNPADGESGNALLSAIKLERRLEFAFEYQRFLDIKRYGESVQREAFGDIADGSGTPSVPLLLEAGSFRFQMPLGQRTLDTNPNAQQNPGY from the coding sequence ATGAAAAATATATTTATTAAAAGTTTAATTTTTGTTTTTACCATTGGGTTTTTGACCTCATGTGAAGACAAGCTAGACCAAATTCCATTTGATGAGTTTGGAACTGAAAATGCATTTGTATCCGCCTCAGATTTTGAAAACGGAATAAGGGGTGTTTATGCCAATTTGGTAAGTGGGGGTCTTTATGGTTCATCAGATAATGGTTCTATTTTGACTGCGGCAGATGTTCTTTCCGATAATGTCACTTTAGCCACCGTTGGAAATGGAAGGCTAACTAAAAGATATTTACATGAATATACATACAATGTAAATATTACTATGTCAACCATGTATAGCAATGCTTACTCTCTTATATTTAGAGCAAATCAAATTTTACAATTTGCCGAAGCTTTTGACGGACAGAACAAAGCTAATATTGTAGCTGAAGCGAAAGCCTTAAGAGCACTTGCTCATTTTCATGTAGTAACATTTTGGGGAAAGATACCAACACAATCCGCGGATGCAAATTCCGGTTTGGGTGTCGCGTATCTATTTGAAGCAGACCCAAATGTAGAACCAGCAAGAAATACAGTTGGAGAAGTTTATGGTTTTATCGTTGACGATCTTACAGATGCTGCTAGGGATATAAATGAAAGTAATCCTGATGCTCGTATGGGTAAAGATGCAGTTAATCTATTACTTTCTCGTGTTTATTTATACATGGGACAATGGCAAAATTCGATTAATGCTGCAAATCAAGTATCTACGCCAGTTGCTGAAAGAGATGGTTTTGTAGGGATTTGGGATGACAGTACGGTTTCCGATAATGGATTGATCTTCTCAATTGAAAACGTAAATCCAATCTTGAACATCCAAATTGGAACAGCTTGGAACCAAGGAGTACCTCAAGCTTTAATTGCTGAATATGTAGCTTCCAAAGAACTTGTAGACTTATATAAAGAAGACGATATTCGCAAAGAAGCTTATATATTTGATGCTACTACTTCTGGTAACGACCTAAAGGCTATAAGAAAGCTTTTCGGAAGAGAAGGAGAAAATGATGGTGTAGTAGATTATAAGATATTCAGAGCTTCTGAAGCTTCATTAAATAGAGCTGAAGCTCACTTCAGATTAAACCAGTCTGCACAAGCATTAGCAGCTCTTAATGAAGTAAGAACAGAACGCTATTTAAACCCAGCAGATGGTGAATCTGGAAATGCATTATTAAGCGCCATAAAATTGGAAAGAAGGCTTGAATTTGCTTTCGAATATCAAAGATTTTTAGACATAAAAAGATATGGCGAAAGTGTACAAAGAGAAGCATTTGGTGATATCGCAGATGGTTCAGGCACACCTTCAGTACCACTTCTTCTTGAAGCAGGAAGCTTTAGATTCCAAATGCCTCTTGGTCAAAGGACTTTAGATACCAATCCAAACGCACAACAAAACCCAGGATATTAA
- a CDS encoding SusC/RagA family TonB-linked outer membrane protein, which yields MRTKLNGILTLILVLFVQITFAQTNTVTGTVTDPDGLPLPGVNILIKGDNTGTQTNFDGNYSIQASSNQTLIFRYVGFTTKNVKVGNQLQINVSMAIDSATLDEVVITGYSNRNQTVATSASVSISAEEIAELSPTTSIDNLLQGKAAGVQVTAANGKPGQGAFVRIRGVTSLAAGASSPLYLVDGAPIREQDLASIPNSDIANIEILKDASRTARYGSRGASGVVIITTKSGNRNKDAKITFNSRFGETQRVEPNFKMMNAQQKLQYESEMFALGISGAGSLPGVTTEPGSVERQFLLDNQTDWEDLTLRKGIVQSNAISVSGGADKMDYFFSAGHDRNTGIIDQLGGFERINTRLNVNFDAKEWLKIGVSVGYSRSTSDEPRDRNNVQNPFRAMLDYNPYETEFVLDDEGNPVLDANGDPEYSTTSTGFNNRGALLSEPSVDINNLLSSSFSADILLSDSFTYSFRTSINSLNFRSDGYSKPGGILDALIGSDEFPGNKLDNGTYRFDLTVTNSLNYNFTKGKNTLNVLGLYEYNLNEFRSYSVRSRGFTSPLLTTQINAAEVTAGNTRRSELALVSYGLFADYDFDQKYLFTASGRVDGSSNFGSGEQYGFFFSTSAGYDISKESFFDVASVDELIFRGSYGTTGNRAGISRYASQGTVGFGSYPGGSATVPANIANPALKWETSLNTNIGVQLSMFNGRLTAVSDYFIRDTEDLLFQIPRADEAGVGSVAGNLGEIQNKGLEISLRGDIIRNDDITWTVGGNVLFLDTEIVSLPDGEDIAPNSFNILYREGSKINEHYLVRWAGVDPATGRSQYLDANDNVVFADALTAEGAEDARTLQGKSTIADVEGGFYNVFRYKNLSLRGDFVFKSGNWINNFVRQQRNSDGDQINSNQATSAFNYWKQPGDTNVQPNPRFRQDDIDVNSDRFLEKGDYIRLRNVTLSYNFSKEILDKTPFSSVRLYAQGQNLLTFSDFYGDPEVGLSSGETISFANSVAPGEATLYSYPNLKSFQMGLDISF from the coding sequence ATGAGAACAAAGTTAAATGGAATTTTAACACTAATTTTAGTGTTATTCGTGCAGATAACCTTTGCACAAACAAACACTGTTACTGGAACGGTAACAGATCCTGACGGTCTCCCGCTACCAGGTGTAAACATTTTAATAAAGGGAGATAATACTGGAACACAGACAAATTTTGATGGAAATTATTCTATTCAGGCAAGTTCGAATCAAACCTTAATTTTCAGGTATGTTGGGTTTACAACTAAGAATGTAAAAGTAGGTAACCAACTTCAAATAAATGTGAGCATGGCTATCGACTCTGCTACATTGGATGAAGTTGTAATTACAGGCTATTCAAACAGGAATCAAACAGTAGCAACTTCTGCTTCAGTATCGATTTCAGCTGAGGAGATTGCTGAACTTTCTCCTACAACTAGTATTGATAATTTACTTCAAGGTAAAGCTGCTGGTGTACAGGTAACTGCTGCTAACGGTAAACCTGGGCAAGGTGCATTTGTAAGAATACGGGGTGTTACTTCGCTTGCAGCTGGAGCATCTTCTCCACTATACTTAGTGGATGGTGCACCTATTAGAGAGCAAGATTTAGCATCTATTCCTAATTCTGATATTGCTAATATTGAGATTTTAAAAGATGCATCTAGAACTGCAAGATATGGTTCTAGGGGTGCTAGTGGTGTTGTTATAATAACTACTAAAAGTGGTAACCGTAACAAAGACGCTAAAATAACTTTTAATTCAAGATTTGGAGAAACGCAACGTGTAGAGCCGAACTTTAAAATGATGAATGCTCAACAAAAGTTACAATATGAATCTGAAATGTTTGCTTTAGGTATTTCTGGTGCTGGAAGCTTACCTGGTGTTACAACCGAACCTGGAAGTGTAGAACGTCAATTTCTTTTGGATAACCAAACAGACTGGGAGGACCTTACTCTTAGAAAAGGAATAGTACAAAGCAATGCTATATCTGTTTCTGGTGGTGCAGATAAAATGGATTATTTCTTCTCTGCAGGTCACGATAGAAACACAGGTATAATAGATCAACTAGGCGGTTTTGAAAGAATAAACACACGTCTAAATGTGAATTTTGATGCTAAAGAATGGTTAAAAATAGGTGTAAGTGTTGGTTACTCTAGATCTACTAGTGACGAGCCTAGAGATAGAAACAACGTACAAAATCCATTTAGAGCAATGTTGGATTATAATCCATACGAAACAGAATTTGTTTTAGATGATGAAGGGAATCCTGTTTTGGATGCAAATGGAGATCCAGAATATTCAACAACTTCTACAGGATTTAATAATAGAGGTGCTTTATTATCGGAACCTTCTGTAGATATTAACAATCTTTTATCCTCAAGTTTTAGTGCTGATATTTTATTATCAGATAGTTTTACTTACAGTTTTAGAACCTCTATCAATAGTCTTAACTTTAGAAGTGATGGATATTCTAAACCAGGTGGTATTCTTGATGCCCTAATTGGAAGTGATGAATTCCCAGGAAACAAATTGGACAATGGTACTTATCGCTTTGACTTGACAGTAACTAATTCTTTAAACTATAATTTTACAAAAGGAAAGAATACCTTAAATGTACTTGGTTTATATGAGTATAACTTAAACGAATTTAGATCGTATTCTGTAAGAAGTAGAGGTTTTACTTCTCCACTGTTAACAACACAAATAAATGCTGCTGAAGTAACTGCCGGTAATACTAGGAGAAGTGAGTTAGCTTTGGTATCTTATGGTCTGTTTGCAGATTATGATTTTGATCAAAAATATCTTTTTACTGCATCAGGACGTGTTGACGGGTCCTCAAACTTCGGATCTGGAGAACAATACGGTTTCTTTTTTAGTACTAGTGCAGGTTACGATATCTCTAAAGAGAGCTTTTTTGACGTGGCATCTGTAGACGAATTAATCTTTAGAGGTTCTTATGGAACAACAGGTAACAGAGCAGGAATTAGTAGATATGCTTCGCAAGGAACAGTAGGTTTTGGATCTTACCCTGGAGGAAGTGCTACTGTACCAGCAAATATTGCAAATCCTGCTTTGAAATGGGAAACTTCTTTGAACACGAATATTGGTGTACAACTTAGCATGTTTAACGGTAGATTAACAGCCGTAAGTGATTATTTTATTAGAGATACTGAAGATCTATTATTCCAAATCCCTAGAGCTGATGAGGCAGGTGTAGGTTCTGTAGCTGGAAATCTAGGTGAAATTCAAAATAAAGGATTAGAAATCTCTTTACGAGGAGATATTATAAGAAACGATGACATAACATGGACAGTTGGAGGAAATGTTTTATTCTTAGATACGGAAATTGTTAGCTTACCCGACGGTGAGGATATAGCACCAAATTCTTTTAATATATTATATAGAGAAGGTTCTAAAATTAATGAACACTACTTAGTGAGATGGGCAGGTGTGGATCCAGCAACTGGACGTTCACAGTATCTGGATGCAAATGATAATGTTGTTTTCGCTGATGCTTTAACAGCCGAAGGTGCAGAAGATGCTCGTACACTTCAAGGAAAATCTACAATAGCAGATGTAGAAGGTGGTTTCTACAATGTTTTTAGATACAAAAACTTAAGTTTAAGAGGGGATTTCGTTTTTAAAAGTGGAAACTGGATCAATAATTTTGTAAGACAACAAAGAAACTCTGATGGTGATCAAATAAACAGCAACCAAGCAACTTCAGCTTTCAATTACTGGAAACAACCAGGGGATACGAATGTTCAACCAAACCCACGTTTTAGACAAGACGATATTGATGTAAATTCTGATAGATTTCTTGAAAAAGGTGATTATATAAGACTAAGAAATGTCACGTTATCCTATAATTTTTCTAAGGAAATATTGGATAAGACACCTTTTAGTTCTGTAAGATTGTATGCACAAGGGCAAAACCTTTTAACCTTTTCAGATTTTTACGGAGATCCTGAAGTTGGACTTTCTTCTGGTGAAACTATTTCTTTTGCAAATTCAGTTGCTCCAGGTGAAGCAACTCTGTATAGCTATCCGAATTTGAAATCATTCCAAATGGGACTTGATATAAGTTTCTAA